In Paenacidovorax monticola, the genomic window GGCCTTGTCGCCCGCCATCAGCGGCGGCCAGTTGGTGGCGCAGGGGCCGTTGCAAGCCGATTTGCCGCTGCCCGCCGTGTCGCGGTCGAAGGTGTAGAGCGTCATGCCGTTGGGGCCGACGAGCACGCCGTCCTTTTCCATGACCTGGGCCTGGGGCATGGTGTAGCAGCCGGCCAGCGCCAGGGCGGCCATGAGGGATCCGAGCTTCTTCATAGGTGTTCTCCGGTGAAGTGCCGGCCGCGC contains:
- a CDS encoding COG4315 family predicted lipoprotein; translated protein: MKKLGSLMAALALAGCYTMPQAQVMEKDGVLVGPNGMTLYTFDRDTAGSGKSACNGPCATNWPPLMAGDKAPMGADYSMVKRDDGTSQVAYKGKPLYYWSKDMKPGDKTGDGFNQVWHAAKP